In Drosophila teissieri strain GT53w chromosome 2R, Prin_Dtei_1.1, whole genome shotgun sequence, the following proteins share a genomic window:
- the LOC122614949 gene encoding epidermal growth factor receptor substrate 15-like 1 isoform X5 produces MNVDFARVCGKHIGVYEAYYKLIDPKSTGAIEAMTAAKFLKKSGLSDVVLSRIWDLSDPSGKGFLDKPGFFVALKLVSLSQAGEVASMVNIYLDIANPPRVGELPKSMPSRIQTVPVASAGVANGDWSIGVIDRLKYEQLFESLHPSNGMLPGNKVKGVLMDSKLPMSILGTIWDLADQDKDGNLDMHEFVVAMHLVYQTLQKRTIPSVLPPELRKPGGAGPPPKPALPPPPAGAAMPRAPSGEGFGDGGFVANFPKDIAPPAAIPPLPVAVPPMTRIPPVGAVSSQPLIQTDPLIPIGAPVTANADWVVTAAELKRFEEIFRQSDLDKDGLVSGLEVKDIFIKSGIPQRSLADIWALCDTNQSGKLTVEQFALAMWFVERKQRGVDPPHVLNANMVPPSMRATVAGVDLQPQEVKPTYSNPELEMISKEIEELARERRVLETEIAQKEADVRIKNGEVRSLQSELDTLTATLKQLENQRGEAQKRLDDLQAQVSHNTAVLANVSLDISRTNDQVTKIRDQCHMQEETINEQEGELNAKRSELQKLKDEETSLQKEYDSNNHELSKLTNHLQATQLQISSVRSMVTQLLETQRQMTDALLICRAAMENQNAELVSEYQLKIEPDFDEARKTLTKEVQVPKDDPFEENNSGVANQATNGFGSDPFSGQAANKPAISTGFDDSFNMSSGFDSGFDAFGQSGAGSTFGQTQRDPFGSDAFAANKSSAITPEPGKDDFGSDPFAALHAPTGQGQVLSPNAQKSGPPPRPESPSPALPPKKSKVPPPRPAPPRAAQPTGGFGSGGAGGFADFDDFDNK; encoded by the exons ATGAATGTGGACTTTGCGAGGGTGTGCGGGAAGCACATAGGCGTCTACGAGGCCTACTACAAACTG ATTGACCCCAAATCCACCGGGGCAATCGAGGCCATGACTGCGGCCAAGTTTCTAAAGAAGTCCGGCCTCAGCGACGTTGTGTTGAGCAGGATCTGGGATTTGTCCGATCCCAGCGGAAAGGGCTTTCTGGACAAACCGGGCTTTTTTGTGGCCCTCAAGCTAGTGTCCCTGTCGCAGGCGGGAGAGGTGGCCAGCATGGTCAACATCTACCTGGACATTGCCAACCCGCCCAGGGTG GGTGAACTACCAAAATCGATGCCATCGCGTATTCAGACTGTTCCCGTTGCAAGCGCCGGTGTGGCAAACGGTGACTGGTCCATCGGGGTGATCGATCGACTCAAGTACGAGCAGCTCTTCGAGTCCCTGCACCCCAGTAATGGAATGCTGCCAGGCAACAAGGTCAAGGGCGTGCTCATGGACTCCAAGCTGCCGATGAGCATACTGGGAACTATATGGGATCTGGCCGACCAGGACAAGGACGGCAACCTGGATATGCACGAATTCGTAGTGGCCATGCACCTGGTCTACCAGACGCTGCAGAAGCGCACCATTCCCAGCGTGCTGCCGCCCGAGCTGCGAAAGCCCGGAGGCGCAGGTCCGCCACCGAAGCCCGCCCTACCACCACCGCCAGCGGGTGCTGCTATGCCTCGTGCCCCCAGCGGGGAGGGATTCGGAGATGGAGGCTTTGTAGCCAATTTTCCCAAGGACATCGCCCCGCCGGCGGCTATTCCGCCGCTCCCGGTGGCAGTGCCTCCCATGACGCGCATTCCCCCGGTGGGAGCAGTCAGCTCCCAGCCGTTGATTCAGACGGATCCGTTGATACCGATTGGAGCTCCGGTGACGGCGAATGCCGACTGGGTTGTCACTGCAGCGGAACTTAAGCGATTCGAGGAGATCTTCCGTCAGTCGGATCTGGATAAGGACGGCCTGGTCTCTGGCCTTGAGGTGAAGGATATTTTCATCAAGTCGGGTATTCCGCAGCGCAGTCTAGCAGACATCTG GGCTCTTTGTGACACCAATCAGTCCGGCAAGCTGACTGTGGAGCAGTTTGCTCTGGCCATGTGGTTCGTAGAACGAAAGCAGCGCGGTGTGGACCCACCTCATGTCCTTAACGCCAATATGGTGCCACCATCAATGCGCGCCACTGTGGCTGGAGTCGATCTACAGCCGCAGGAGGTCAAGCCCACTTACTCCAACCCGGAGCTGGAAATGATCTCCAAGGAGATTGAGGAGTTGGCCCGCGAGCGTCGTGTGCTGGAGACGGAAATTGCCCAAAAAGAAGCGGATGTGCGTATCAAAAACGGCGAAGTGCGCAGTTTACAG AGTGAACTGGATACTCTTACCGCCACGCTGAAGCAGCTGGAGAACCAGCGAGGAGAAGCCCAGAAGCGACTGGATGACCTGCAGGCTCAA GTTAGCCACAATACGGCCGTGCTGGCCAACGTAAGTCTTGACATATCCCGCACCAACGATCAG GTGACTAAGATTCGCGACCAGTGCCACATGCAGGAGGAGACCATTAACGAGCAGGAGGGCGAATTAAACGCAAAACGCTCGGAACTGCAGAAGCTCAAGGACGAAGAGACTTCGTTGCAGAAGGAGTACGACAGCAACAATCACGAGCTATCCAAGCTTACCAACCACCTGCAGGCAACCCAACTGCAAATCAGCTCG GTCCGATCGATGGTGACACAGCTGCTGGAGACCCAGCGACAGATGACAGACGCTTTGCTCATTTGTCGGGCTGCCATGGAGAACCAAAACGCCGAACTCGTATCCGAATACCAGTTGAAGATAGAGCCAGACTTCGATGAGGCGCGCAAGACCCTGACCAAGGAAGTGCAAGTGCCCAAAGATGATCCCTTTGAGGAGAACAACAGCGGGGTCGCCAATCAAGCTACCAACGGCTTTGGCAGCGATCCCTTCTCTGGTCAGGCGGCCAACAAGCCGGCTATTTCCACAGGTTTTGATGACAGCTTCAACATGAGCTCAGGCTTCGATAGTGGCTTCGATGCCTTTGGTCAGAGCGGAGCGGGCTCAACCTTTGGTCAGACCCAGCGGGATCCCTTCGGCTCGGATGCCTTTGCGGCCAACAAGAGCAGCGCCATTACTCCTGAG CCCGGTAAAGACGACTTCGGCAGTGATCCGTTTGCCGCCCTGCACGCTCCAACCGGCCAGGGCCAGGTGCTCAGTCCCAACGCTCAGAAGTCCGGACCGCCGCCCAGACCAGAGTCTCCTAGTCCAGCATTGCCGCCAAAGAAGTCCAAGGTGCCGCCCCCACGACCAGCGCCACCACGAGCAGCCCAG CCCACGGGTGGTTTCGGAAGCGGCGGCGCCGGAGGATTTGCAGACTTTGACGACTTCGACAATAAG TGA
- the LOC122614949 gene encoding epidermal growth factor receptor substrate 15-like 1 isoform X4 produces the protein MNVDFARVCGKHIGVYEAYYKLIDPKSTGAIEAMTAAKFLKKSGLSDVVLSRIWDLSDPSGKGFLDKPGFFVALKLVSLSQAGEVASMVNIYLDIANPPRVGELPKSMPSRIQTVPVASAGVANGDWSIGVIDRLKYEQLFESLHPSNGMLPGNKVKGVLMDSKLPMSILGTIWDLADQDKDGNLDMHEFVVAMHLVYQTLQKRTIPSVLPPELRKPGGAGPPPKPALPPPPAGAAMPRAPSGEGFGDGGFVANFPKDIAPPAAIPPLPVAVPPMTRIPPVGAVSSQPLIQTDPLIPIGAPVTANADWVVTAAELKRFEEIFRQSDLDKDGLVSGLEVKDIFIKSGIPQRSLADIWALCDTNQSGKLTVEQFALAMWFVERKQRGVDPPHVLNANMVPPSMRATVAGVDLQPQEVKPTYSNPELEMISKEIEELARERRVLETEIAQKEADVRIKNGEVRSLQSELDTLTATLKQLENQRGEAQKRLDDLQAQVTKIRDQCHMQEETINEQEGELNAKRSELQKLKDEETSLQKEYDSNNHELSKLTNHLQATQLQISSVRSMVTQLLETQRQMTDALLICRAAMENQNAELVSEYQLKIEPDFDEARKTLTKEVQVPKDDPFEENNSGVANQATNGFGSDPFSGQAANKPAISTGFDDSFNMSSGFDSGFDAFGQSGAGSTFGQTQRDPFGSDAFAANKSSAITPEPGKDDFGSDPFAALHAPTGQGQVLSPNAQKSGPPPRPESPSPALPPKKSKVPPPRPAPPRAAQPTGGFGSGGAGGFADFDDFDNKNQSTTHVELVPKAVASVFDAFGESASRKAPTPSLITGPTDFKDDPFKDYRYEDPFSIKDPFADDDEEVSGAKAADHKKNFAEDFSSGDEMGAETKTLSNIVNNNSSKPKAATPLNNDLLQQFDAFNLNSSPAPSHHSNTSYHSNSNSKPNHQSQTALDAFADFDDFAATLATTGGSGAGSTATTTSNTKLNNSFFDAFNDNFSVNQNSSVPTGVVKPNDQTAKAFDAFNDNFEDHFKAESNANFAKFDGFEAHNFSSDFGNTSFGTTGKEKQNGQADKTVQSKEPVKDKFAADYSKPESFDTDLEEALKRSVLDN, from the exons ATGAATGTGGACTTTGCGAGGGTGTGCGGGAAGCACATAGGCGTCTACGAGGCCTACTACAAACTG ATTGACCCCAAATCCACCGGGGCAATCGAGGCCATGACTGCGGCCAAGTTTCTAAAGAAGTCCGGCCTCAGCGACGTTGTGTTGAGCAGGATCTGGGATTTGTCCGATCCCAGCGGAAAGGGCTTTCTGGACAAACCGGGCTTTTTTGTGGCCCTCAAGCTAGTGTCCCTGTCGCAGGCGGGAGAGGTGGCCAGCATGGTCAACATCTACCTGGACATTGCCAACCCGCCCAGGGTG GGTGAACTACCAAAATCGATGCCATCGCGTATTCAGACTGTTCCCGTTGCAAGCGCCGGTGTGGCAAACGGTGACTGGTCCATCGGGGTGATCGATCGACTCAAGTACGAGCAGCTCTTCGAGTCCCTGCACCCCAGTAATGGAATGCTGCCAGGCAACAAGGTCAAGGGCGTGCTCATGGACTCCAAGCTGCCGATGAGCATACTGGGAACTATATGGGATCTGGCCGACCAGGACAAGGACGGCAACCTGGATATGCACGAATTCGTAGTGGCCATGCACCTGGTCTACCAGACGCTGCAGAAGCGCACCATTCCCAGCGTGCTGCCGCCCGAGCTGCGAAAGCCCGGAGGCGCAGGTCCGCCACCGAAGCCCGCCCTACCACCACCGCCAGCGGGTGCTGCTATGCCTCGTGCCCCCAGCGGGGAGGGATTCGGAGATGGAGGCTTTGTAGCCAATTTTCCCAAGGACATCGCCCCGCCGGCGGCTATTCCGCCGCTCCCGGTGGCAGTGCCTCCCATGACGCGCATTCCCCCGGTGGGAGCAGTCAGCTCCCAGCCGTTGATTCAGACGGATCCGTTGATACCGATTGGAGCTCCGGTGACGGCGAATGCCGACTGGGTTGTCACTGCAGCGGAACTTAAGCGATTCGAGGAGATCTTCCGTCAGTCGGATCTGGATAAGGACGGCCTGGTCTCTGGCCTTGAGGTGAAGGATATTTTCATCAAGTCGGGTATTCCGCAGCGCAGTCTAGCAGACATCTG GGCTCTTTGTGACACCAATCAGTCCGGCAAGCTGACTGTGGAGCAGTTTGCTCTGGCCATGTGGTTCGTAGAACGAAAGCAGCGCGGTGTGGACCCACCTCATGTCCTTAACGCCAATATGGTGCCACCATCAATGCGCGCCACTGTGGCTGGAGTCGATCTACAGCCGCAGGAGGTCAAGCCCACTTACTCCAACCCGGAGCTGGAAATGATCTCCAAGGAGATTGAGGAGTTGGCCCGCGAGCGTCGTGTGCTGGAGACGGAAATTGCCCAAAAAGAAGCGGATGTGCGTATCAAAAACGGCGAAGTGCGCAGTTTACAG AGTGAACTGGATACTCTTACCGCCACGCTGAAGCAGCTGGAGAACCAGCGAGGAGAAGCCCAGAAGCGACTGGATGACCTGCAGGCTCAA GTGACTAAGATTCGCGACCAGTGCCACATGCAGGAGGAGACCATTAACGAGCAGGAGGGCGAATTAAACGCAAAACGCTCGGAACTGCAGAAGCTCAAGGACGAAGAGACTTCGTTGCAGAAGGAGTACGACAGCAACAATCACGAGCTATCCAAGCTTACCAACCACCTGCAGGCAACCCAACTGCAAATCAGCTCG GTCCGATCGATGGTGACACAGCTGCTGGAGACCCAGCGACAGATGACAGACGCTTTGCTCATTTGTCGGGCTGCCATGGAGAACCAAAACGCCGAACTCGTATCCGAATACCAGTTGAAGATAGAGCCAGACTTCGATGAGGCGCGCAAGACCCTGACCAAGGAAGTGCAAGTGCCCAAAGATGATCCCTTTGAGGAGAACAACAGCGGGGTCGCCAATCAAGCTACCAACGGCTTTGGCAGCGATCCCTTCTCTGGTCAGGCGGCCAACAAGCCGGCTATTTCCACAGGTTTTGATGACAGCTTCAACATGAGCTCAGGCTTCGATAGTGGCTTCGATGCCTTTGGTCAGAGCGGAGCGGGCTCAACCTTTGGTCAGACCCAGCGGGATCCCTTCGGCTCGGATGCCTTTGCGGCCAACAAGAGCAGCGCCATTACTCCTGAG CCCGGTAAAGACGACTTCGGCAGTGATCCGTTTGCCGCCCTGCACGCTCCAACCGGCCAGGGCCAGGTGCTCAGTCCCAACGCTCAGAAGTCCGGACCGCCGCCCAGACCAGAGTCTCCTAGTCCAGCATTGCCGCCAAAGAAGTCCAAGGTGCCGCCCCCACGACCAGCGCCACCACGAGCAGCCCAG CCCACGGGTGGTTTCGGAAGCGGCGGCGCCGGAGGATTTGCAGACTTTGACGACTTCGACAATAAG AACCAAAGCACGACGCATGTGGAATTGGTGCCCAAGGCGGTAGCCAGTGTGTTTGATGCCTTTGGAGAGAGTGCCAGTCGAAAGGCGCCGACTCCCAGTCTGATCACTGGCCCAACCGACTTCAAGGATGATCCCTTCAAGGATTACCGGTACGAGGATCCGTTCAGTATCAAGGATCCTTTCGCcgatgacgatgaggaggTGTCAGGAGCCAAGGCAGCTGACCACAAGAAGAACTTTGCCGAGGACTTTAGCTCAGGCG ATGAGATGGGAGCTGAAACTAAAACGCTCAGTAACATCGTGAACAATAATAGCAGTAAGCCCAAGGCGGCCACGCCTCTCAACAACGATCTACTGCAGCAGTTCGACGCCTTCAACCTGAACTCGAGTCCTGCGCCGTCTCACCACTCAAACACTTCGTAccactccaactccaactccaagcCTAACCACCAGTCGCAGACGGCCCTGGACGCATTCGCTGACTTCGACGACTTTGCAGCTACGCTGGCAACCACTGGCGGATCTGGGGCTGGAAGCACGGCCACCACCACTAGCAATACGAAACTCAACAATTCCTTCTTTGATGCATTTAACGACAACTTCAGTGTGAACCAAAACTCATCGGTACCCACTGGCGTGGTCAAGCCCAACGATCAAACGGCAAAGGCCTTTGACGCCTTTAACGACAATTTCGAGGACCACTTCAAGGCAGAATCCAACGCCAACTTCGCCAAGTTCGATGGCTTCGAGGCACACAACTTCTCGAGTGACTTCGGAAACACCTCCTTCGGGACGACGGGCAAGGAGAAGCAGAACGGGCAGGCGGACAAAACGGTTCAGAGCAAGGAGCCGGTCAAGGACAAGTTTGCGGCTGACTATTCCAAGCCGGAAAGCTTCGACACGGATCTGGAGGAGGCGCTGAAGCGCAGCGTACTGGACAACTAG